From the genome of Coregonus clupeaformis isolate EN_2021a unplaced genomic scaffold, ASM2061545v1 scaf3117, whole genome shotgun sequence, one region includes:
- the LOC121572112 gene encoding netrin-3-like isoform X1: MMFLPVSPPPSFSLPFLLLLLTFLPSSLLSRSLSHSPLSWTSPHDPCYHLDGRPRHCLSEFINAAYGVPVSAAHSLRGPPDQNAVNVSSLTDLHNPYNLTCWTAQVGGPDNGDWVLTLPLGRRFEVTYISLQFCQQGEPSDPVSISVLKSMDHGRTWRPMQHYSSDCLGRFGLQAQTVAQTRHQETEPLCSDPRPLQRHRGGMVLAFSTLDGRPSSPDFDYSPTLQDWVTATDIRVVFHQMTQFQQTKLGSSEDRGVGEGLGAGSGVLRWRVGSKNEAVVGQVNGDNNAWGFVEKDMKKTEKQGRSRGEKMDKSGRRGHNKGSGGQGEDGHNVTRKDLERDTQEMDTSKRGNGKGKGRGRKREGGHHWSPCQEGGVCDWTIEGQGRDNKRRELRRRRNNNRNSKARANQNLQLAPPSPLISAPPVRPPLALSDLQVGGRCKCNGHASRCRHDDTGRAVCVCEHHTAGADCDVCEDFYYDRPWQRATPSQPHPCVPCECNGHSSKCRFSMEVFQQSGRRSGGVCLKCRHHTAGRHCQYCQNGYARDHGKLPNHHKACQLCQCHPMGAVGRWCNQTSGQCLCRDGVTGLKCNRCAPGYKQGRSPLRPCIRIQEVTAPTTPVYQPQYSIDEECVSYCQPSLVKVRMNLETYCLKDFVLKLQVRGMERSGPWWQFSVWIQTVFRTGSSSRVRRGPQALWVPDRDLGCGCPALQVGRTFLLIGAEGRGRNWGPEERRLVADRSTLALQWREHWNPKLRGFRGQDKRGRCPPKLPGGVDPHGGHSKHHHSEYTPPHLVTEKETEVKVHPHTHSHSHKPSDSVKDTEEEAENSVALDTHTQTQSSSHHRPEPSQSQEQQQEQTPSPSTPSLICSTQTPV; the protein is encoded by the exons ATGATGTTCCTGCccgtctcccctcccccctccttctccctcccttttCTCCTACTTCTCCTCACTttcctcccttcttccctcctttcccgttcactctctcactcccctctgaGCTGGACTTCTCCCCATGACCCCTGCTACCACCTGGATGGGCGTCCGCGACACTGCCTGTCGGAATTCATCAATGCCGCCTACGGTGTCCCTGTCAGTGCCGCCCACTCCCTCCGAGGACCTCCTGACCAAAATGCTGTTAATGTCAGCTCCCTCACGGACCTCCACAACCCCTACAACCTGACCTGCTGGACAGCCCAGGTGGGAGGCCCCGATAATGGGGACTGGGTTCTCACCCTCCCCCTGGGCCGGCGCTTCGAGGTCACCTACATCAGCCTGCAGTTCTGCCAGCAGGGGGAGCCGTCGGATCCGGTCTCCATCTCTGTGCTCAAATCCATGGACCACGGGCGCACCTGGAGGCCCATGCAGCATTACTCCAGCGACTGCCTCGGGAGGTTTGGGCTCCAGGCCCAGACGGTGGCCCAGACCAGACACCAGGAGACCGAGCCTCTATGCTCAGATCCCCGGCCTCTGCAGAGGCACCGGGGTGGCATGGTGCTGGCCTTCTCCACCCTGGATGGAAGGCCCTCCTCCCCAGACTTTGACTACAGCCCCACCCTGCAGGACTGGGTGACGGCCACGGACATACGGGTGGTCTTCCACCAGATGACCCAGTTCCAGCAGACCAAGTTGGGGAGTTCGGAGGATAGGGGGGTGGGTGAGGGATTGGGAGCAGGTAGTGGGGTTCTGAGGTGGAGAGTGGGGTCGAAGAATGAAGCTGTGGTGGGTCAGGTGAATGGGGACAACAACGCTTGGGGGTTTGTGGAGAAGGATATGAAAAAGACAGAAAAACaagggaggagcagaggagagaaaatGGACAAATCCGGGCGGAGGGGTCACAATAAAGGGTCGGGGGGTCAGGGAGAGGACGGACACAATGTGACCCGGAAGGATTTAGAACGAGACACTCAGGAAATGGACACCTCCAAGAGAGGGAACGGTAAAGGAAAAGGGCGTGGCCGCAAAAGGGAGGGGGGCCACCATTGGAGTCCGTGCCAGGAAGGCGGCGTCTGTGATTGGACAATCGAGGGCCAGGGGCGGGACAATAAGAGGCGGgaactgaggaggaggagaaacaaCAATCGGAACTCCAAAGCGAGAGCGAATCAGAATCTCCAGCTAGCTCCTCCCTCCCCACTGATCTCCGCCCCCCCTGTCAGGCCCCCCCTGGCCCTCTCGGACCTGCAGGTGGGTGGCAGGTGTAAGTGTAACGGGCATGCCTCGCGGTGTCGTCATGATGACACGGGacgggcggtgtgtgtgtgtgagcaccaCACAGCGGGGGCAGACTGCGACGTATGTGAGGACTTCTACTATGACAGGCCCTGGCAACGAGCCACGCCCAGTCAGCCACACCCGTGCGTCC CATGTGAGTGTAACGGCCACTCCTCTAAGTGTCGGTTCAGCATGGAggtgttccaacagtcgggccggCGCAGCGGGGGGGTGTGTCTGAAGTGTCGGCATCATACAGCAGGACGCCACTGCCAGTACTGTCAGAACGGATACGCCCGCGACCACGGCAAGCTCCCCAACCACCACAAGGCCTGCCAAT tgtgtcagtGTCACCCTATGGGTGCTGTGGGTCGCTGGTGTAACCAGACATCAGGACAGTGTTTGTGTCGGGATGGGGTAACAGGACTGAAGTGCAACCGCTGCGCCCCTGGCTACAAACAGGGGCGCTCCCCCCTCCGGCCCTGCATCC GAATCCAGGAGGTGACAGCCCCCACCACACCTGTGTACCAGCCCCAGTACAGCATAG atgaaGAGTGTGTATCGTATTGCCAGCCATCGCTGGTTAAAGTGAGGATGAACCTGGAGACGTACTGTCTAAAGGACTTTG tcctgAAGCTACAGGTCAGAGGGATGGAGCGTTCAGGCCCCTGGTGGCAGTTCTCCGTCTGGATCCAGACCGTGTTCCGTACGGGGTCTTCCTCCCGTGTTCGCAGGGGCCCTCAGGCACTCTGGGTTCCCGACCGTGACCTGGGCTGCGGCTGCCCCGCCCTCCAGGTGGGCCGCACCTTCCTGCTGATCGGGGCCGAGGGGCGGGGGCGGAACTGGGGCCCAGAGGAGAGACGGCTGGTCGCCGATAGATCCACACTGGCTCTCCAGTGGAGGGAGCACTGGAACCCCAAACTGAGAGGGTTCAGGGGGCAGGACAAGAGGGGCCGCTGCCCCCCAAAATTGCCCGGGGGTGTCGACCCCCACGGGGGCCACTCAAAGCACCATCACTCAGAGTACACCCCACCTCACCttgtgacagagaaagagacagaggtcaaggtgcacccacacacacattcacattcacacaAACCCTCAGATTCTGTGAAAGACACGGAAGAGGAGGCAGAGAACTCTGTggcgctggacacacacactcagacacagtcCTCCTCACACCACAGACCTGAACCATCACAATCCCAGGAACAGCAACAGGAACAGACTCCATCCCCCTCCACACCCAGTCTCATATGTTCCACCCAGACCCCTGTCTGA
- the LOC121572112 gene encoding netrin-1-like isoform X2, whose product MMFLPVSPPPSFSLPFLLLLLTFLPSSLLSRSLSHSPLSWTSPHDPCYHLDGRPRHCLSEFINAAYGVPVSAAHSLRGPPDQNAVNVSSLTDLHNPYNLTCWTAQVGGPDNGDWVLTLPLGRRFEVTYISLQFCQQGEPSDPVSISVLKSMDHGRTWRPMQHYSSDCLGRFGLQAQTVAQTRHQETEPLCSDPRPLQRHRGGMVLAFSTLDGRPSSPDFDYSPTLQDWVTATDIRVVFHQMTQFQQTKLGSSEDRGVGEGLGAGSGVLRWRVGSKNEAVVGQVNGDNNAWGFVEKDMKKTEKQGRSRGEKMDKSGRRGHNKGSGGQGEDGHNVTRKDLERDTQEMDTSKRGNGKGKGRGRKREGGHHWSPCQEGGVCDWTIEGQGRDNKRRELRRRRNNNRNSKARANQNLQLAPPSPLISAPPVRPPLALSDLQVGGRCKCNGHASRCRHDDTGRAVCVCEHHTAGADCDVCEDFYYDRPWQRATPSQPHPCVLCQCHPMGAVGRWCNQTSGQCLCRDGVTGLKCNRCAPGYKQGRSPLRPCIRIQEVTAPTTPVYQPQYSIDEECVSYCQPSLVKVRMNLETYCLKDFVLKLQVRGMERSGPWWQFSVWIQTVFRTGSSSRVRRGPQALWVPDRDLGCGCPALQVGRTFLLIGAEGRGRNWGPEERRLVADRSTLALQWREHWNPKLRGFRGQDKRGRCPPKLPGGVDPHGGHSKHHHSEYTPPHLVTEKETEVKVHPHTHSHSHKPSDSVKDTEEEAENSVALDTHTQTQSSSHHRPEPSQSQEQQQEQTPSPSTPSLICSTQTPV is encoded by the exons ATGATGTTCCTGCccgtctcccctcccccctccttctccctcccttttCTCCTACTTCTCCTCACTttcctcccttcttccctcctttcccgttcactctctcactcccctctgaGCTGGACTTCTCCCCATGACCCCTGCTACCACCTGGATGGGCGTCCGCGACACTGCCTGTCGGAATTCATCAATGCCGCCTACGGTGTCCCTGTCAGTGCCGCCCACTCCCTCCGAGGACCTCCTGACCAAAATGCTGTTAATGTCAGCTCCCTCACGGACCTCCACAACCCCTACAACCTGACCTGCTGGACAGCCCAGGTGGGAGGCCCCGATAATGGGGACTGGGTTCTCACCCTCCCCCTGGGCCGGCGCTTCGAGGTCACCTACATCAGCCTGCAGTTCTGCCAGCAGGGGGAGCCGTCGGATCCGGTCTCCATCTCTGTGCTCAAATCCATGGACCACGGGCGCACCTGGAGGCCCATGCAGCATTACTCCAGCGACTGCCTCGGGAGGTTTGGGCTCCAGGCCCAGACGGTGGCCCAGACCAGACACCAGGAGACCGAGCCTCTATGCTCAGATCCCCGGCCTCTGCAGAGGCACCGGGGTGGCATGGTGCTGGCCTTCTCCACCCTGGATGGAAGGCCCTCCTCCCCAGACTTTGACTACAGCCCCACCCTGCAGGACTGGGTGACGGCCACGGACATACGGGTGGTCTTCCACCAGATGACCCAGTTCCAGCAGACCAAGTTGGGGAGTTCGGAGGATAGGGGGGTGGGTGAGGGATTGGGAGCAGGTAGTGGGGTTCTGAGGTGGAGAGTGGGGTCGAAGAATGAAGCTGTGGTGGGTCAGGTGAATGGGGACAACAACGCTTGGGGGTTTGTGGAGAAGGATATGAAAAAGACAGAAAAACaagggaggagcagaggagagaaaatGGACAAATCCGGGCGGAGGGGTCACAATAAAGGGTCGGGGGGTCAGGGAGAGGACGGACACAATGTGACCCGGAAGGATTTAGAACGAGACACTCAGGAAATGGACACCTCCAAGAGAGGGAACGGTAAAGGAAAAGGGCGTGGCCGCAAAAGGGAGGGGGGCCACCATTGGAGTCCGTGCCAGGAAGGCGGCGTCTGTGATTGGACAATCGAGGGCCAGGGGCGGGACAATAAGAGGCGGgaactgaggaggaggagaaacaaCAATCGGAACTCCAAAGCGAGAGCGAATCAGAATCTCCAGCTAGCTCCTCCCTCCCCACTGATCTCCGCCCCCCCTGTCAGGCCCCCCCTGGCCCTCTCGGACCTGCAGGTGGGTGGCAGGTGTAAGTGTAACGGGCATGCCTCGCGGTGTCGTCATGATGACACGGGacgggcggtgtgtgtgtgtgagcaccaCACAGCGGGGGCAGACTGCGACGTATGTGAGGACTTCTACTATGACAGGCCCTGGCAACGAGCCACGCCCAGTCAGCCACACCCGTGCGTCC tgtgtcagtGTCACCCTATGGGTGCTGTGGGTCGCTGGTGTAACCAGACATCAGGACAGTGTTTGTGTCGGGATGGGGTAACAGGACTGAAGTGCAACCGCTGCGCCCCTGGCTACAAACAGGGGCGCTCCCCCCTCCGGCCCTGCATCC GAATCCAGGAGGTGACAGCCCCCACCACACCTGTGTACCAGCCCCAGTACAGCATAG atgaaGAGTGTGTATCGTATTGCCAGCCATCGCTGGTTAAAGTGAGGATGAACCTGGAGACGTACTGTCTAAAGGACTTTG tcctgAAGCTACAGGTCAGAGGGATGGAGCGTTCAGGCCCCTGGTGGCAGTTCTCCGTCTGGATCCAGACCGTGTTCCGTACGGGGTCTTCCTCCCGTGTTCGCAGGGGCCCTCAGGCACTCTGGGTTCCCGACCGTGACCTGGGCTGCGGCTGCCCCGCCCTCCAGGTGGGCCGCACCTTCCTGCTGATCGGGGCCGAGGGGCGGGGGCGGAACTGGGGCCCAGAGGAGAGACGGCTGGTCGCCGATAGATCCACACTGGCTCTCCAGTGGAGGGAGCACTGGAACCCCAAACTGAGAGGGTTCAGGGGGCAGGACAAGAGGGGCCGCTGCCCCCCAAAATTGCCCGGGGGTGTCGACCCCCACGGGGGCCACTCAAAGCACCATCACTCAGAGTACACCCCACCTCACCttgtgacagagaaagagacagaggtcaaggtgcacccacacacacattcacattcacacaAACCCTCAGATTCTGTGAAAGACACGGAAGAGGAGGCAGAGAACTCTGTggcgctggacacacacactcagacacagtcCTCCTCACACCACAGACCTGAACCATCACAATCCCAGGAACAGCAACAGGAACAGACTCCATCCCCCTCCACACCCAGTCTCATATGTTCCACCCAGACCCCTGTCTGA